Proteins encoded by one window of Tunturibacter psychrotolerans:
- a CDS encoding MFS transporter: MDAANQRDLLLPDALPSVLGEAKVRGDRPWIFGLLVAPSAVVANGIVQGGVLGYLLTQQGMRIDVASHWLSILALPTSLYFLYSPLTDFLLKRRTWLMLGSIGAAVLMLLAFHQQSIAAPAPLRLILLSGCLTQLVFASCGGMMGTLHSDKSRHTACGFFQAGSLAFGALATWLLIRESTRMPAASLGWMAAAMIGLPSVLAFFAPHQPVVRSSGLLQTLRILGRECKATFLRWDSVPYLIYVLLPAGTGAAIGLLPSIAQSYGISSDQIAWMNGLIGAFAIAAGSMVTALFPTRWGIARPALVVYILNALILAGMAFGPMRPWNYLSATILYLFTTGCCYSTSTAIALEFIGESGKSGSGRFSVINGLINVPVLLMISVDGWGAARWGARGLPAIECVAALAASIPMLIFVCLRPLRPTVIETTQVES; encoded by the coding sequence ATGGATGCTGCCAACCAGCGGGACCTGCTGTTGCCGGATGCTCTGCCGTCTGTTCTCGGTGAGGCCAAGGTCAGGGGCGACCGGCCGTGGATCTTCGGTCTGCTTGTCGCGCCGTCGGCTGTGGTTGCCAATGGGATCGTACAGGGTGGTGTGCTGGGATATCTGCTGACGCAGCAGGGCATGAGGATCGACGTCGCATCCCATTGGCTCTCCATCCTGGCGCTACCTACCTCGCTCTATTTTCTCTACAGTCCGCTGACAGACTTCCTGCTCAAGCGGCGTACTTGGCTGATGCTTGGTTCGATCGGCGCTGCTGTGCTGATGCTGCTCGCGTTTCACCAACAAAGCATCGCGGCGCCTGCTCCACTGCGGCTTATTCTGCTTAGCGGATGCCTTACACAGCTTGTGTTTGCGAGTTGTGGAGGCATGATGGGAACGCTTCACTCGGACAAGTCCCGGCACACCGCGTGTGGTTTCTTTCAGGCTGGCTCTCTGGCTTTCGGCGCGCTTGCAACGTGGTTATTGATTCGCGAAAGCACGCGCATGCCTGCGGCATCGCTTGGCTGGATGGCAGCCGCCATGATCGGACTTCCGAGCGTCTTGGCTTTTTTCGCACCGCATCAGCCCGTGGTGCGTAGCTCCGGGCTTCTGCAGACGCTCAGGATTCTGGGTCGCGAGTGCAAGGCCACCTTTCTGCGCTGGGACTCCGTTCCCTATCTGATATACGTGCTTTTGCCGGCAGGCACCGGCGCGGCGATTGGACTACTTCCGAGCATCGCGCAGTCTTACGGCATTAGTAGTGACCAGATTGCGTGGATGAACGGCTTGATAGGAGCCTTCGCGATTGCCGCAGGCTCGATGGTGACAGCGCTGTTTCCGACTCGTTGGGGAATCGCACGTCCTGCTCTCGTTGTCTACATTTTGAACGCACTGATTCTTGCCGGAATGGCGTTTGGGCCGATGCGGCCGTGGAACTATCTCAGCGCTACGATCCTGTATCTGTTTACGACGGGCTGCTGTTACTCGACCTCAACTGCGATCGCACTTGAGTTCATCGGAGAATCGGGCAAGAGCGGCAGTGGACGTTTCTCAGTTATCAACGGCCTCATCAACGTTCCGGTGCTGCTGATGATCTCTGTTGATGGATGGGGTGCGGCTCGATGGGGAGCACGTGGGTTGCCCGCCATCGAGTGCGTGGCAGCTCTGGCGGCGAGTATTCCTATGTTGATTTTCGTCTGCCTGCGGCCACTTCGTCCTACCGTGATCGAGACCACACAAGTCGAATCGTGA
- a CDS encoding aldo/keto reductase family oxidoreductase, with protein sequence MTQQTELNAKLGGPFTLPNTTMTVNRMGYGAMQLAGPHVFGPPRDMDTALDVLREAIASGVNHIDTSDFYGPHVTNQIIKKALHPYPDGLVIVTKIGARRGADASWIPALSRQEIIDGIHDNLRNLGLDKLDVVNLRVGGIERPTEGSIAEPLTVLAELQQQGLIQHLGLSNVSPTQLAEAQKIAKIVCIQNLYNIAHRHDDAFIDDLAKQGIAYVPFFPLGGFTPLQSEKLNDVAESLNSCPMQVAQAWLLHRSPNILLIPGTSSLTHLRENLGAASLQLPAETITDLNSIGAAPKP encoded by the coding sequence ATGACGCAGCAAACCGAACTCAACGCCAAACTTGGCGGCCCTTTCACACTCCCCAACACCACCATGACCGTGAACCGCATGGGCTACGGCGCAATGCAACTCGCCGGCCCCCACGTCTTCGGCCCACCGCGCGACATGGACACCGCCCTCGACGTCCTTCGCGAAGCCATCGCCTCAGGCGTCAATCACATCGACACCAGCGACTTCTACGGCCCCCACGTCACCAACCAGATCATCAAAAAAGCGCTCCATCCCTACCCCGACGGCCTCGTCATCGTCACCAAAATCGGCGCCCGCCGCGGCGCAGACGCATCCTGGATCCCCGCGCTCTCCCGGCAGGAGATCATCGACGGCATTCACGACAACCTCCGCAACCTCGGCCTCGACAAGCTCGACGTAGTGAACCTCCGCGTAGGCGGAATCGAGCGTCCCACCGAAGGCTCCATCGCCGAACCCCTCACCGTACTAGCCGAACTCCAGCAGCAAGGCCTCATCCAGCACCTCGGCCTCAGCAACGTCTCGCCCACCCAGCTCGCCGAAGCACAGAAGATCGCCAAGATCGTCTGCATCCAGAACCTCTACAACATAGCCCACCGCCACGACGACGCCTTCATCGACGACCTCGCAAAACAAGGCATCGCCTATGTCCCGTTCTTCCCCCTCGGAGGCTTCACCCCACTCCAATCCGAGAAGCTCAACGACGTCGCAGAGTCCCTCAACTCATGCCCGATGCAGGTGGCCCAGGCCTGGCTCCTCCATCGCTCACCCAACATCCTTCTCATTCCCGGCACCTCGTCGCTAACCCATCTCCGCGAAAACCTGGGAGCCGCATCCCTCCAACTCCCCGCCGAAACCATCACCGACCTCAACTCAATCGGCGCAGCTCCCAAGCCATAA
- a CDS encoding TetR/AcrR family transcriptional regulator has product MPQRSPILLEPRKHPVQARSAASVDAILEATTQVLLSVGKERLTTTKVALRAGVSVGTLYQYFPNKSALLQAALTRHLDEVTAAMERVCREQRGKTLKEMATALINAFLEAKMRDAKTSVALYSVSSDVDGVKIAQQRGLHTNKAVVGMLATSCEPLTKDPQLVASMMQSAMAGVSRRLLESAAPEKQFEALRQELIFFVCAYLDACSVESLATAQI; this is encoded by the coding sequence TTGCCTCAACGTTCCCCAATACTGTTAGAGCCTCGTAAACACCCGGTTCAGGCACGGTCGGCGGCGAGCGTGGACGCGATTCTTGAGGCCACCACTCAGGTTTTGCTGAGTGTCGGGAAGGAACGGCTGACCACGACGAAGGTGGCGTTGCGGGCGGGTGTGTCGGTTGGGACGTTGTATCAATACTTTCCGAATAAGAGTGCGTTGCTGCAGGCTGCTTTGACGCGTCATCTCGACGAGGTGACGGCGGCGATGGAACGCGTGTGCCGGGAGCAGAGGGGGAAGACTCTGAAGGAGATGGCTACGGCTTTGATCAATGCGTTTCTTGAAGCGAAGATGCGGGATGCGAAGACGAGTGTGGCGCTTTATTCGGTGAGCTCGGATGTGGATGGGGTGAAGATTGCGCAGCAGAGGGGATTGCACACGAACAAGGCGGTGGTTGGGATGCTGGCGACGTCGTGCGAGCCGTTGACAAAAGATCCGCAATTGGTGGCTTCGATGATGCAGAGTGCAATGGCTGGAGTTAGCCGGCGATTGCTGGAATCGGCTGCTCCTGAGAAGCAGTTTGAAGCTTTGCGGCAGGAGCTGATCTTCTTTGTTTGTGCGTATTTGGACGCCTGCTCGGTGGAGTCGCTGGCTACGGCTCAGATTTGA
- a CDS encoding helix-turn-helix transcriptional regulator — protein MRRADRLFRIVRILRGGRLQTARMLAEKLEVSERTIYRDVRDLQISGMPIEGEAGVGYTLRRDMDLPPLMFTRDELTALVLGARMVQAWGGASSVASADQALQRIEAVLPADLRERVDAILMYAPGHRMVQPLKERLDVLHDACIGRRVLGFGYSKEDGQNSEREVRPLALYFWGGAWTLAAWCELRKDFRVFRIDRMQEVQVLRREFVQKKGQRLEDFVREAKKGAAVYDAAIQAVAVQS, from the coding sequence ATGAGACGGGCCGATAGACTCTTCCGGATTGTACGGATCTTGCGCGGTGGCAGATTGCAGACGGCGCGGATGCTGGCGGAGAAGCTGGAGGTGTCGGAGCGGACGATCTATCGGGATGTGCGTGATCTGCAGATTTCGGGGATGCCGATTGAGGGGGAGGCCGGAGTGGGGTACACGCTGCGGCGTGATATGGACCTGCCTCCGCTGATGTTTACTCGGGATGAGTTGACGGCTTTGGTGCTGGGTGCTCGGATGGTACAGGCCTGGGGCGGGGCGTCGAGCGTGGCCTCGGCTGACCAGGCGTTGCAGCGGATTGAGGCGGTGCTGCCTGCGGATCTTCGCGAGCGGGTGGACGCGATTCTGATGTATGCGCCGGGGCACAGGATGGTGCAGCCTTTGAAAGAGCGGCTGGATGTGCTGCATGATGCTTGTATTGGCCGGCGAGTGCTGGGGTTTGGCTATTCGAAAGAGGATGGGCAGAACAGCGAGCGTGAGGTTAGACCGCTTGCGCTCTATTTTTGGGGTGGTGCGTGGACGCTGGCGGCGTGGTGCGAGCTGCGGAAGGATTTCAGAGTGTTTCGAATTGACCGGATGCAGGAGGTCCAGGTGTTGCGGCGCGAGTTTGTGCAGAAGAAGGGGCAGCGACTCGAGGACTTCGTGCGCGAGGCGAAGAAAGGGGCGGCGGTGTATGACGCCGCGATCCAGGCAGTCGCCGTGCAGAGTTAG
- a CDS encoding VOC family protein: protein MKGQPKSGAVWFEIPCADLDRAARFYETILDRRMHREEFGEPRDLMRVFPAAPGGVTGALVKRPFRKPGGGGTMVYLNCDGELDAVIGRVRDAGGLILMPRTLIPGHGAFACLKDSEGNHIGLHTSI from the coding sequence ATGAAGGGACAACCGAAGTCTGGCGCGGTGTGGTTTGAGATTCCATGCGCCGATCTGGATCGGGCAGCGCGGTTCTACGAGACGATTCTCGATCGCAGAATGCATCGTGAAGAGTTTGGTGAGCCGAGGGATTTGATGAGAGTGTTTCCTGCGGCTCCGGGTGGCGTGACCGGGGCGCTGGTGAAACGGCCGTTTCGCAAGCCTGGTGGCGGCGGGACGATGGTTTACCTGAACTGCGATGGGGAGCTCGACGCTGTGATTGGGAGGGTTCGTGACGCGGGAGGTTTGATTTTGATGCCACGGACGCTGATTCCTGGGCATGGTGCCTTTGCCTGCTTGAAGGATTCGGAGGGGAATCATATTGGGTTGCATACTTCGATTTGA
- a CDS encoding SgcJ/EcaC family oxidoreductase encodes MNLKWIRSAAIGLVLSTLFMVRCEADAQSKADESSVRNVPRAFAAAWAKHDGTQLSKIMSEDVDFVNVSGEWLRGRSDFALFHSRLLSGRFKDSTVTPLTTSVRFLRPDLAVLHWSWRIDGDKNLDLTSRKTRFGLFTMIVEKKDGTWLVTAAQNTNHVPPPNPDPEMEGIKLGILFPTEQ; translated from the coding sequence ATGAATCTCAAGTGGATCCGGTCGGCCGCAATCGGTCTTGTTCTTTCGACACTTTTTATGGTGCGATGCGAAGCTGACGCCCAGAGTAAGGCTGACGAAAGTTCTGTGAGAAATGTACCGCGGGCATTTGCAGCGGCATGGGCCAAGCATGATGGGACGCAGCTTTCAAAGATCATGTCCGAAGATGTTGACTTCGTAAACGTCTCTGGCGAGTGGCTGCGTGGGAGGTCGGATTTCGCTCTGTTTCATAGCCGGCTTCTGTCTGGGCGCTTCAAGGATTCGACAGTCACGCCTTTGACGACTTCGGTGCGATTCCTGCGGCCAGACCTGGCGGTGCTTCACTGGAGTTGGAGAATCGACGGCGACAAAAACCTCGACCTGACGTCCCGTAAAACACGTTTTGGCCTGTTCACGATGATTGTTGAGAAGAAGGATGGGACGTGGTTGGTTACTGCGGCGCAGAATACCAATCACGTTCCTCCTCCGAATCCGGACCCGGAGATGGAAGGGATTAAACTGGGCATCCTCTTCCCAACGGAACAGTAA